CCGCGGCCAATGTGCCGCCGCCGCCCGCGCCCTGGACGCCGTCGGCCGGCGGCCCGTCCTCGGGCGGTTCCGGCATCGGCCTGCCCGGCGGCAGCGGCGGCGATGCGCTGGGCGATGACGACGACGATGACGATGGCGTGGCGGTCGTGCCGGACGGCGGCGCCCGCGTCGAATACTGGGCCGTCTATCCCGACACCATCCGGCTGCTGCGCCATCCGGCGCCGGCGCTTTTCGTGACCCACGCGGTGCAGGACTCGCAGCAGGCCATCGGCCAGCGCTGGGAACCCGCGTCCGTGCAGTCGCAAACGATCGCCATGCGGATGGCCGCCCCCACGGACCTGCACGTAGTCCGCGCGGTCGGCGCTTCGCAGCGGCATTCGCTGATGGTCGAACGCCATCTGACCGACCAGCGGATCAACGACGCCCCCGGCGCGAACCCGCTGTTCGACGACTTCGACGCCCTGGCCTTGCTTGCCGCCGGCGCCGCACCGCAAGGTGCGCGGCCCGCGGGCGATGGCGCGGCCGGCAAGCCGGCGCACGCCCCCTCTTTCACCCAGCAACTGCATCAGGCGTCAGGCGCGCGTCCCGCGCGCGCCGCCACGCCGGCGCCCGCGGCGCCATCCCGTCAATAGAACAACATGAAGACTATCGGAATGCGTATCCCGACCCCTGTGGCGCTGCCCTGGCGCCCCGCCGTGATTGCCGCGGCCGTTTCCCTGGCCCTGGCCGGTTGTGCCGCCGTCAAGCCGGAGCCGCTGAAGGACCAGGAAGTCCAGCAGCGCGTGCAGGCGGACCAGCTCAGCCTCTATGCCGAACAGGAGCCCATCAGCGGGCCCATCACGTTCAACGACGCGCTGGCGCGCACGCTGAAGTACAACCTGGACTATCGCCTGAAGCAGATGGAGTCGGCGCTGGCGTACGGCCTGCACGATGTGTCGCGCTACGACATGCTGCCGAAGATGCTGGTGTCGGCCGGGTATGTCTGGCGCAACAACGAATCCGGCGGCACGAGCGTCGGCATCGAGACCGGCGAGGTCTCGCTGATCCCGTCGTCATCCGTGGAGCGCAACCACGCGCTGGCCAATGCCACATTCTCGTGGAATCTGCTGGATTTCGGCGTCAGCTACTTCCGCGCCAAGCAGCAGGCCAACCAGTACCTGATCGCCGAAGAGCGCCGCCGGCGCGTGATGCAGAGCCTGCTCTCGGACCTGCGCAATTCCTATTGGCGGGCGCTGGGCGCGCAGCGCCTGTCCAGGCAGGCCGACGCCCTGATCGAGCGCGTCTACCGCGCGCTGGCGAAGTCCCGCGAGGCCGAAGCCCAGGGGCTGCTGCCGCCCATGCAGGCGCTGGCGTACCAGCGCGCCCTGCTGGATTCGCTGTCGCAGCTGAACGCGCGGCGCCAGGACCTGGAGGTGGCCAAGCGGGAACTGGCCGCGCTCATGACCATTCCGCCGGGCACGACGTTCACGCTGGCCGACGAGAAAGAACCCGAGCTGCCCGGCGTGCCGGCCAATCTGCGCCAGCTGGAAGACATCGCGCTGGAAGCGCGTCCCGAGCTGCGCGAGGAAGACTACCGCAAGCGCATCTCGGCCGACGAGGCGCGGCGCCAGATCACCGCCCTGCTGCCCGGCATCAGCTTCGACGTCGGTCCGCAGTACGACTCGAACAAGTACCTGTACAACAACGGCTGGATCGAGGGCGGCGTGCGCGTGTCGCTGGACCTGTTCCGCCTGGCCGCCATGCCGGCCGTGATGGACGCGAACCGCGCGCAGGAACGCGCCGACGATGCGCGCCGCCTGGCGCTGTCCATGGCCATCCTGACGCAGGTGCGCGTCGCCGCCGAGCGCTACCGCATGGCGCTGATCGACCTGGACCTGGCCAATGAAGAGGCGCGCGTCGACAACCGCATGGCGACGTACGCGCGCAATGCGCTGAGCTCGCGCACGGATTCGGAACTGGAGGCCATCCGCACCGAAAGCCGCGCCCTGCTCGCGGAATTCCAACGCTAT
The sequence above is a segment of the Bordetella genomosp. 9 genome. Coding sequences within it:
- a CDS encoding TolC family protein — its product is MKTIGMRIPTPVALPWRPAVIAAAVSLALAGCAAVKPEPLKDQEVQQRVQADQLSLYAEQEPISGPITFNDALARTLKYNLDYRLKQMESALAYGLHDVSRYDMLPKMLVSAGYVWRNNESGGTSVGIETGEVSLIPSSSVERNHALANATFSWNLLDFGVSYFRAKQQANQYLIAEERRRRVMQSLLSDLRNSYWRALGAQRLSRQADALIERVYRALAKSREAEAQGLLPPMQALAYQRALLDSLSQLNARRQDLEVAKRELAALMTIPPGTTFTLADEKEPELPGVPANLRQLEDIALEARPELREEDYRKRISADEARRQITALLPGISFDVGPQYDSNKYLYNNGWIEGGVRVSLDLFRLAAMPAVMDANRAQERADDARRLALSMAILTQVRVAAERYRMALIDLDLANEEARVDNRMATYARNALSSRTDSELEAIRTESRALLAEFQRYSAYAAAQAAFGRIYNSVGLDVLPGNVGDSTIADLSKRLDESLRATERRNFIEAGALAPVATPLQVRIENVGDAATAQAMAQSVTEALRRNGFTVVDGKAPSPAAVLAMRLTVDPARDAVRHAAWQIRVLGPDGGELARDAYTSTLGATPSQQSLVAFCEAAAVSQMGALRASLAPIAPKVAQR